One stretch of Paenibacillus sp. AN1007 DNA includes these proteins:
- a CDS encoding TetR/AcrR family transcriptional regulator yields the protein MKTIDRRQQVMDSAEKSFALFGYKATTMEQVARLANVGKGTIYTFFENKEELFDEILRSIIADMKRITEQTVKEEHSFLDNVHRSMDSLLEYREEHELLIKLFQEVNDFGTPQAREGLQKVEKAILEYLERQVSRAMELQQIRSDDPKLVSFVLLKLYVSLTSDWNKAHPTLHKDQIKAFVGLFLKNGLSPT from the coding sequence GTGAAAACGATAGATCGAAGGCAACAGGTGATGGACTCTGCCGAGAAATCCTTTGCCCTGTTTGGCTACAAAGCCACAACGATGGAGCAAGTGGCGAGACTGGCCAATGTGGGCAAAGGAACGATCTATACCTTTTTCGAGAACAAAGAAGAATTGTTTGATGAGATCCTGCGCTCGATTATTGCAGACATGAAACGGATTACGGAACAGACCGTGAAGGAAGAACACTCTTTTCTGGATAACGTGCATCGGAGTATGGACTCGCTGCTGGAATATCGGGAGGAGCATGAGCTGCTGATCAAGCTTTTCCAAGAGGTCAACGATTTCGGGACACCCCAAGCAAGAGAGGGCCTGCAAAAAGTAGAGAAGGCCATTCTCGAATACCTCGAGCGTCAGGTTAGTCGGGCCATGGAGTTACAGCAGATTCGGAGCGACGATCCCAAGCTGGTCTCATTTGTACTACTGAAATTATACGTCAGTCTAACATCCGATTGGAATAAAGCGCATCCTACTTTGCACAAGGATCAAATCAAAGCGTTTGTGGGCCTCTTTCTCAAAAATGGATTATCCCCCACCTAG